From the Paenibacillus tianjinensis genome, the window CCACTGGTGTAAGAAAAATCAGATTCCATGATTTAAGACATACATGTGCTTCACTTATGTTCAGTGCTGGCGTACACCCAAAAGTTGTACAAGAAATGTTGGGTCACTCATCTATAAAAGTAACATTAGATATGTATAGTCATATGATGCCAAATATGCAAGCAGATGCAGCCACAGCAATGGAGAATTTACTGAGTCAAACTGAGGACAATCCACCAGAAAAAGAATAAATAAAACCTACCGTTTTCCTACCGTTTTTGAAATCAATAAATAAATAGAAGCTAAGAACCCTTATAGAATAATGGTTCTTAGCTTCTATTTATTTTGTAAGTCCTTCCTGCCCTGAAGGATCAAACCAATATGAAATTAATAATCGACTTACTGACTAAAATAAAGTTAGCACTATACGCTAAAAAAAGCAAGCGTATCATTTACGCCTGCTTCATTCTTAGCTTGTCCATATTGGTTCGGAACGCAGATATGTAACGAGCCTCTATACTTCCCCCTGCTTGCCCGTTCTCAGCAAATCACGGATTTCCGTCAGCAGAACAATTTCCGGATCAGGGACAGGCGTCTCTACTACCTCGACTTTAACAGCTTCCTTGCGTTTAAATCGGTTCGCCACCTTGATTACCATAAAGATCGAGAAGGAAATAATGAAGAAGTCAATCACACTCTGCAGGAATACACCGTATTTGACTGTTGCATCCAAATAAGTAAATGTTAGATTTTCCAGGTTCTTCCCGCCGCTAATCAAGCCCATCAGCGGCATGATGATGTCTGCCACAAGTGATGAGACAATTTTGCCGAATGCAGCTCCAATGACTACTGCAACGGC encodes:
- the mscL gene encoding large conductance mechanosensitive channel protein MscL; translated protein: MWKEFKSFAMKGNVLDLAVAVVIGAAFGKIVSSLVADIIMPLMGLISGGKNLENLTFTYLDATVKYGVFLQSVIDFFIISFSIFMVIKVANRFKRKEAVKVEVVETPVPDPEIVLLTEIRDLLRTGKQGEV